In Notolabrus celidotus isolate fNotCel1 chromosome 22, fNotCel1.pri, whole genome shotgun sequence, one genomic interval encodes:
- the slc38a6 gene encoding probable sodium-coupled neutral amino acid transporter 6, producing the protein MSINTDTNTSLHDECTAGDTERSETTPLLGNGSSAQTRTKGASFASSVFNLMNAIMGSGILGLAYAMASTGIVGFCILLVAVSSLAAYSIHLLLKLCDQTGINSYEELGGRALQKPGKVLVAITILIQNIGAMSSYLFILKSELPAAINSFLSSHGTGDAWYQDGRLLLIIVTLCIVLPLSMSPKIGFLGYTSSIAFFFMLYFAVVVVVKKWSIPCPLPHNITTPPDTFQTSNSSSSECTPKLFVISSKSAYAIPTMAFSFLCHTAILPIYCELDRPSKKRMQNVTNVSISLSLLFYLISAVFGYLTFYAHVDSELLLSYDTYLRHDIMVMTVRLAILLSVLLTVPLIHFPARKAVILLLRGDQPFSWLTHIIVTSMILAVVLLMAIFVPDIRHVFGVVGSTTSSCLLFVFPGIFYLKISGQPLKTFDSIGALFLVVFGLIMGIISLSVIVITLAQSS; encoded by the exons ATGAGCATcaatacagacacaaacacaagcttACATGATGAATGCACCGCCGGGGACACAGAACGAAGCGAAACGACACCTTTATTAGGAAAT GGATCATCAGCACAGACTAGAACCAAAGGAGCCTCCTTCGCCTCCTCTGTGTTTAATCTGATGAATGCCATCATGGGCAGCGGCATACTGGGTCTAGCTTACGCTATGGCAAGCACTGGAATAGTTGGTTTTTG TATCCTGTTGGTAGCAGTATCCAGCCTGGCAGCATACTCTATCCATCTCCTCCTGAAGTTATGTGACCAAACAG GCATAAATTCATATGAAGAACTTGGAGGGAGAGCCTTGCAAAAACCAGGAAAG GTTCTGGTTGCAATCACTATTCTCATCCAAAACATTGGTG cCATGTCATCCTATCTGTTCATCTTGAAGTCGGAGCTCCCTGCAGCCATCAACAGCTTCTTGAGCTCACACGGCACAGG AGATGCCTGGTATCAAGATGGCAGGCTGCTTCTGATCATTGTCACTCTTTGTATCGTTCTGCCTTTGTCGATGTCACCTAAAATAG GCTTCTTGGGCTACACCAGTAGTATTGCCTTCTTCTTCATGCTCTACTTTGCAGTCGTG gTTGTGGTTAAGAAATGGTCCATCCCCTGCCCGCTGCCTCACAACATAACCACACCTCCAGACACCTTCCAG ACCTCAAATTCCTCTAGCTCTGAATGCACACCAAAGCTGTTTGTCATCTCCAGCAAG agtgccTACGCCATCCCCACCATGGCTTTCTCATTCCTGTGCCACACAGCCATCCTGCCAATCTACTGCGAACTGGACAG ACCCTCTAAGAAGAGGATGCAGAATGTAACAAATGTCAGCATCAGCCTCAGCCTCCTGTTCTACCTCATCTCTGCAGTGTTCGGCTACCTCACCTTCTACG CTCATGTGGACTCTGAACTGTTACTCAGCTACGACACGTATCTGCGTCATGACATCATGGTAATGACAGTCCGACTGGCCATCCTGCTCTCAGTGCTGCTGACTGTGCCACTTATTCACTTCCCT gcaCGTAAAGCTGTGATTTTGCTCCTGCGTGGAGATCAACCCTTCTCCTGGCTGACCCACATCATCGTAACCTCCATGATCTTGGCCGTGGTGCTATTGATGGCCATCTTTGTGCCGGATATCAGACATGTGTTTGGGGTAGTGG GATCAACCACATCCAGCTGCCTGCTGTTCGTCTTCCCCGGCATCTTCTACCTCAAGATCAGCGGCCAACCCCTTAAAACCTTTGACTCTATCGGG gcTCTATTCCTGGTGGTCTTTGGTCTAATTATGGGAATCATCAGCCTCTCTGTCATCGTTATCACATTGGCACAGAGCTCCTGA
- the trmt5 gene encoding tRNA (guanine(37)-N1)-methyltransferase encodes MLRLLLKVFTSVQTQRNQRAGAFYRSLFSVASPPVGSAFVLKPTMDHKLYRPPPEVRGMTSLDKEAFSQTVTVPALRVPTGVLNKVVKSLKKATIQRPGVPRVVQDKEESSDFRLVLLDPHRMTSSGSFSEAEAEALRSFSVSEELQHYEMRLTYDNLKSEEVLEAVLPQGQDVTSAFSRVGHIAHMNLRDHQLPYKNLIGQVIMDKNPGVTCVVNKTNTIDTTFRFFKMEVLAGEENMVAKVRENGVAYEFDFSRVYWNPRLSTEHQRVVQLTKRGDTVFDVFAGVGPFAIPAARSGAHVLANDLNPESYRWLQHNCKLNKVESKVQTFNQDGRAFIQGAVKQELPALLKRKAGIHVVMNLPALALDFLDAFRGLLNQEPGCEETLPIVHCYGFSKDNDPETDVVKRASRSLGFPLEKECSVHFVRNVAPNKDMLCVTFTLPKEVLFSRDHEHTESEEPAPKRQKCEEATDST; translated from the exons ATGTTGAG GCTCCTTCTGAAGGTCTTTACCTCCGTGCAAACTCAAAGAAACCAAAGAGCTGGTGCTTTTTACAGGAGCCTCTTTTCTGTTGCATCACCGCCAGTGGGTTCTGCCTTTGTTTTGAAGCCCACAATGGATCATAAACTGTACCGGCCTCCTCCAGAGGTCCGGGGTATGACCTCCCTGGACAAGGAGGCTTTCTCACAGACCGTCACTGTCCCAGCTCTACGGGTGCCGACTGGGGTCTTAAACAAAGTGGTAAAGAGCCTAAAAAAGGCAACCATCCAGCGCCCTGGGGTGCCCAGGGTGGTCCAAGACAAAGAGGAGAGTAGTGACTTTCGTTTGGTCCTGTTGGACCCCCACAGAATGACGTCATCAGGCTCCTTCAGTGAGGCTGAAGCTGAGGCTCtgaggtccttcagtgtctctgAGGAGCTGCAGCACTATGAGATGAGGCTCACATATGACAACCTGAAGAGTGAAGAGGTACTGGAGGCGGTTCTCCCACAGGGTCAAGATGTGACCTCTGCGTTCAGCAGGGTGGGACACATCGCACACATGAACCTGAGGGACCACCAGCTCCCCTACAAAAACCTCATAG GTCAAGTCATCATGGACAAAAACCCTGGTGTGACCTGTGTGGTCAACAAGACAAACACGATTGACACAACTTTCCGCTTCTTTAAGATGGAGGTGCTAGCTGGAGAGGAAAACATGGTCGCCAAA GTAAGAGAAAACGGGGTGGCGTACGAGTTTGATTTTTCTCGTGTGTACTGGAACCCCCGGCTGAGCACAGAGCACCAGCGTGTTGTGCAGCTCACCAAACGTGGTGACactgtgtttgatgtgtttgccGGCGTTGGCCCCTTCGCCATCCCAGCCGCTCGCTCCGGTGCCCACGTGTTGGCCAACGATCTGAACCCAGAGTCTTACCGGTGGCTTCAGCACAACTGCAAACTCAACAAGGTGGAGAGCAAAGTCCAAACCTTTAACCAGGACGGCCGAGCGTTCATCCAGGGAGCCGTGAAGCAGGAGCTGCCCGCGCTGCTGAAGCGGAAAGCTGGTATCCATGTGGTGATGAACCTGCCTGCGCTGGCTCTGGACTTCTTGGATGCATTCAGAGGCCTGCTGAATCAGGAGCCTGGCTGTGAGGAGACACTACCCATAGTGCACTGCTATGGTTTCTCCAAAGACAACGACCCAGAGACTGATGTGGTGAAGAGGGCGTCCCGCAGCCTCGGGTTCCCTCTGGAGAAGGAATGCTCTGTGCATTTTGTCCGCAATGTAGCACCCAACAAAGATATGCTGTGTGTGACATTCACACTCCCTAAAGAGGTCCTCTTCAGCCGTGACCATGAACACACAG AGTCCGAAGAACCCGCACCAAAGAGACAGAAGTGTGAGGAAGCTACAGATTCCACATGA